A region of the Blattabacterium cuenoti genome:
TTTTTATTTTCATAATTCGAATGAAAATCAATTCTTAAATCCAATGGAATTGGATATTTCGCATAATTATCCTTATCAAAAAGAAAGCCTTCATAAGGATGAATTTCTTTTTTTTCATCCAATAAATTCATTGGATTTTTGATCAAATGATAACGAAGTGAGAAATTGAATTTGAATTTTTTTGGATCCAAAAAAATTGATTGGAAATTTTCTTTTTCATAGAAATTCATTGTTCCTTCATATTTTATTCCTAAATATTTCGTAAAATCGGTATATCCTGTAAAATAGAAATTTTCCAATTTCAAGGATTCTTCCTCAAAGACATAAGAGGATTTCATTTGAAATGATTCAAGTATTTTTATTTTTTTATATTCCCTATTATTCTTGATTTTTAATTCCAAATTATTATCTAACGTTAGATAAATTCTTTTTTTATTATTAAGATAATTTTTATCATCATGATGAATAAAAATAGGGAAAAAGGATCCAAAATTGAAAGAGAGCATAGGTTCCATTTGATATCTCAATAAAAAATCCCTTTTATTCATTATAAATATCTTTTCTATAGAATGAAATAAGATATCCATGGATATATCTATTGTTTGAAATAAAGATTTACAAGAAAAAAAACACCAGGTAGAAGATCCTTTATAATGAATTTTTGGAGAAATTTTCAAATTCAAATAAGGATCATAATGAACAGGAAGAATATAATAGGTAGATAAGTTTATAGTATTATTAATTTTAGATTGAAAATCTATTTTTTTTTCTATTTTATTTGGATAGATAGAATTATCTGAAAAAACTTTATAATCCATAACAAATTGACGTAAAAACGGATTTTTTTTGAAAAAAAAAGGTTTTTTTCGAATGGAAAAATTAATTTTTGGAATTTTTAATTCTATCTCTCTGTTATGGGAGTTTTGAATCATATAAGCCTCTATATTTAAAAAAGATTCTTGAAATCTTTTTCTTAAGCTAAGATGAGAAATATTGACTTCCTTATTTATGGATGAATTTGTTTTTGTAGTAAACTTATTATGATAATTCATATCTGCATTAAATTTTATTTCAAAATTGGATTTAATATCTTGATTATGTTTCCATTTTAATTGATAGTCAAAATCGTTTTTGGATACGGATTGATAATCAAAAAAAAGAAATCCATTATCTCCATATTTTAATTTATATTCCATTTCTGTTTTTAATTTCCATTTTTCAATTCCATATATAGAACCGTTAATTCTACAATTGAAATAATTGGAAATAGGAAAAAAAATTCCTATGTTTTCTATATAAATTTTCTTGTTTTTAATTCCAAATCTAGGAAAAGAAATTCCATAAGAAGAACCCCTATCAGGAATATATAAAAATGGAAAAACTAGAGGAATTGGAACTCTATATAAATAAAAAAATACAGGTCCGGTAAAAATAGATTTTTTTTTATGAAAATATTTCAAATAATTGGTTTCCAAATAAAAATCTGGAGATATCTCTTTTTTTTCTATAAAGAG
Encoded here:
- a CDS encoding putative LPS assembly protein LptD — protein: MFLFPIFSYARKENKNSISFSESKIEIDKFDEENSLNKVKYNSDIQEHNIEEGKSYLNGNALIEYLDTKIEANRIEFNWKKGYIHAIGKKNYPIYIQKGDKKYSIYSFFHLDLGEKMWNAKEIYIQEKDHVIIANRMKEEKNYSLMEKVIYTADPLFIEKKEISPDFYLETNYLKYFHKKKSIFTGPVFFYLYRVPIPLVFPFLYIPDRGSSYGISFPRFGIKNKKIYIENIGIFFPISNYFNCRINGSIYGIEKWKLKTEMEYKLKYGDNGFLFFDYQSVSKNDFDYQLKWKHNQDIKSNFEIKFNADMNYHNKFTTKTNSSINKEVNISHLSLRKRFQESFLNIEAYMIQNSHNREIELKIPKINFSIRKKPFFFKKNPFLRQFVMDYKVFSDNSIYPNKIEKKIDFQSKINNTINLSTYYILPVHYDPYLNLKISPKIHYKGSSTWCFFSCKSLFQTIDISMDILFHSIEKIFIMNKRDFLLRYQMEPMLSFNFGSFFPIFIHHDDKNYLNNKKRIYLTLDNNLELKIKNNREYKKIKILESFQMKSSYVFEEESLKLENFYFTGYTDFTKYLGIKYEGTMNFYEKENFQSIFLDPKKFKFNFSLRYHLIKNPMNLLDEKKEIHPYEGFLFDKDNYAKYPIPLDLRIDFHSNYENKNNNNQPDLSNNTFLSINGSIGLTKYWKTEIHTDYDLFKKRITFFNLIFYRDLRSFKMNFNWSPIGETPFWSFFIGIKDPNLSNIIQYKETN